A section of the Thunnus albacares chromosome 6, fThuAlb1.1, whole genome shotgun sequence genome encodes:
- the LOC122983982 gene encoding NACHT and WD repeat domain-containing protein 2-like encodes MCSRGKKTDRSSNSSRRSSCVKLYLCSNPEDSVMERRALRESVFPELRERCRHTLGVDIRVIDPYESSDPSRWPDENTRQQLIKECRESSAGPFLLALIGHQYGKASLPAQVEVSEYQLLLQESQQAGISTQELERVYKRDENSIPASYCLTPPHRHTCCPQQADVKEEEENKMEDKEEELRKVLQTTVTLCVHSGVLTAEKAHRYYRSALDADLRFALEGHPRSDIIRRCVVYIHKVVNAKGEQVKGQMSSKLQPQSEAEADPGSTKPSEEELLSEMCDSFLRGLITSCRLLVYTITTECDRRHGYTTARRRGFTESLCQQVFSDMVQLIGSSNVSETSGDSHLGDALAREKAEQEELCTILSRFYDVIRPEEEEIKPYVEQSDQQRPLVVTGGPCAGKTVLLAHCAQQIKSWLQENNPVVIAYFTNLSINPSPNHLLSSLYYQITTHYFSSTRGTNFYIGTDPDDPNYISNQRDKNSNCTPTANQDPHHESSTEVSDNNLNLNTMPCPDLADPKHVVLKPDVSLSELKKHLSLSLSLLPSAKQPLVLILDGLDQIGNNFAAQIIDSLPSPLPPAVKLILTVSSNRTPVLQAIEAHYPQCSPPPCVSEGSEKKSGYVCVRLGLADRKQCVKMLESLLSSSGRKVTSGQQALVNQALASCCLTLYARLLHMHTSLWLSDSELTESSLHDGVHSSISALLDHLEQKHSPGLVARAVSYLTLSRAGLTEAELTDLLSSNDNILAEHVQRDQKVTQVDVEKLLLDLKSFLIRRTVSGSQVLSWVSRHFGLVVAKRYLGTHEARSEIHSEMADYFSGRWACGSAKPLLTAPMKMYTDRQPSSQPFVFTSSSKEVGRVNLRKVVELPHHLQESDRWEELEHGLLMSLGFHQVMVRAGLLGDLVAMLKRERRSSTFTFSRERALLASILTSSACVLQSSPLELLTVMETSLLPCLEVFPALKGYVREIREERRNRGSGLGVALSPAPSTVASIQCLQFDAGAREVSVTEVAATECGIVTEIIDDCSAWIWKGSRGDVAKLSLTCEQEEVKFAGVKSSGRFMLLSTQCNKLFLWDVMGPEMFLEVKDPLKTEFAESSKQKKIKGFVACQKKLCVWWKGASSVSVFEASGETVTHFQCQSCVTCVVCSVNGSYMYCGQEEGTISIFDTDSGSFLGICSNSNHSSVVSIILCEDKQEMACVDSTGDVTLWDVAAKTQSPRPVKERFTGGKPNIVLNTDYSDEINTLLVCQYNQVTIWDTCDWEVWDQFLAPQGRAFIQAVLSQDGHLFLALLDTCPLVLVWWVSTGECVLSLETNKQPLTLLKIASDVTCVTHDGCLLVWDSEMIYTAGAAPKMQRGVKEVVVEQTGEWFYTTDGSETVWGWSLETGFPHANFQHDGPVEKLRVSPDTIHLVTLSAGEIYVWVTETGQNILRISGSRATDILITPNSNFGVSISDRGLSRVWKLANGGIVCNIHVHLSDAQVSPESTFLIGCRRGDLLAASLWSGTISKRFSCVESSEHVVAFHTLSEHPDFVVVMVASGGLYTWKVSEETMCRHFELPETFQCQPQVFQMSSDGNYALLSTDNGAITLLDLSQVRLCSFKVEGPIIKACLDKSGCFAAYISHPTSLEKSCVCHLHARPVLTVVRLSDGERIGTVFLSKNPSTLVMCEQQCVFVGFEDGSVGVYSILDVMISGEGLVGCRDDLNGQVRECNFDKEPVRWLPLAIPNMMWP; translated from the exons ATGTGctccagaggaaaaaaaacggACCGATCTTCTAATTCCAGCCGCAGGTCGTCCTGTGTGAAACTTTATCTGTGCTCCAACCCAGAGG ATAGCGTGATGGAGCGCAGAGCTCTGAGAGAGAGTGTATTCCCTGAACTTAGAGAGCgatgcagacacacactggGAGTGGACATCAGG GTGATAGACCCGTATGAATCCAGTGATCCCAGTCGTTGGCCAGATGAAAACACCAGACAGCAGCTGATAAAAGAATGCAGAGAGAGCTCTGCTGGACCTTTTTTACTG GCTCTGATCGGACATCAGTATGGCAAAGCCAGCCTGCCTGCCCAGGTGGAGGTGTCAGAgtaccagctgctgctgcaggagagCCAGCAGGCGGGCATCAGCACTCAGGAGCTGGAGAGAGTTTACAAAAGGGACGAGAACAGCATCCCTGCGTCCTACTGCCTGACAcctccacacagacacacctgctGTCCTCAG cAGGCAGATGttaaagaggaagaggagaacaAGATGGAGGATAAAGAAGAAGAGTTGAGGAAGGTGTTGCAGACcactgtgactctgtgtgtcCACAGTGGTGTTCTGACTGCAGAGAAAGCTCACAGATATTACAGATCAG CCCTGGATGCAGATCTGCGATTTGCTCTGGAGGGTCATCCTCgtagtgacatcatcagacgCTGCGTGGTTTACATTCACAAGGTTGTCAACGCCAAAGGCGAGCAAGTGAAGGGACAGATGAGTTCAAAACTGCAGCCGCAGTCAGAGGCAGAG GCAGACCCTGGAAGTACAAAACCCTCTGAGGAAGAATTACTATCAGAGATGTGTGATAGCTTCCTTCGTGGCCTCATCACCTCCTGCCGGCTTCTGGTCTACACCATCACCACAGAGTGTGACCGTCGCCACGGTTACACCACAGCCAGGAGGCGGGGCTTCACTGAGTCTCTCTGCCAGCAGGTGTTTTCTGACATGGTGCAGTTGATTGGCAGCTCAAACGTCTCAGAGACCAGTGGAGACTCTCACCTGGGTGACGCTTTGGCTCGAGAGAAGGCCGAGCAGGAGGAACTTTGTACCATCCTGTCAAGATTTTATGACGTCATACGcccagaagaggaagag ATTAAACCGTATGTGGAGCAGAGCGACCAACAGCGCCCGCTAGTGGTCACGGGAGGACCATGTGCAGGGAAGACAGTACTACTGGCACACTGTGCTCAACAG ATAAAGTCTTGGCTACAAGAAAACAACCCTGTGGTGATCGCTTATTTTACCAACTTGTCAATCAACCCTTCTCCAAATCACCTGTTGTCCAGCCTTTATTATCAAATCACCACTCACTACTTTTCCTCTACGCGGGGTACAAACTTCTACATTGGCACCGATCCTGACGATCCTAACTATATTAGTAACCAAAGAGACAAAAATTCCAACTGCACTCCTACAGCTAACCAGGATCCTCACCATGAATCCAGCACCGAGGTTTCTGACAATAACCTAAACCTTAATACTATGCCCTGCCCAGACCTTGCAGACCCCAAACATGTCGTCTTAAAACCTGATGTTAGTCTATCTGAGCTTAAAAaacatctctccctctccctctccctcctgcCTTCTGCTAAGCAGCCTTTAGTTCTGATCCTTGATGGCTTGGATCAGATCGGAAATAACTTTGCAGCGCAAATCATTGACAGCCTAccctccccccttcctcccGCAGTCAAACTCATCCTGACAGTCTCCTCCAACCGAACTCCTGTCCTGCAGGCCATCGAAGCACATTACCCACAGTGCAGTCCACCTCCCTGTGTTTCAGAGGGCAGTGAGAAGAAGTCAGGATATGTGTGTGTCCGGCTGGGGTTGGCCGACAGGAAACAGTGTGTGAAGATGTTGGAATCGCTGCTGAGCAGTTCAGGGAGGAAGGTCACATCAGGACAGCAGGCGCTGGTGAACCAGGCGCTTGCTTCCTGTTGTCTGACTCTCTATGCTCGCctcctgcacatgcacacatctcTCTGGCTCTCTG ATTCAGAGCTTACTGAGTCGTCTCTCCACGATGGCGTCCATTCATCCATTTCTGCACTGCTGGATCACCTTGAGCAGAAACATAGTCCTGGTCTCGTGGCTCGTGCCGTTTCTTACCTCACCCTCTCCAGGGCTGGACTCACAGAGGCCGAGCTCACCGATCTCTTGTCCAGCAATGACAACATACTGGCTGAGCATGTTCAGCGGGATCAGAAGGTCACACAAGTAGACGTAGAGAAACTTCTTTTAGATTTGAAGAGCTTTCTCATCCGGAGGACAGTTTCAGGGTCACAGGTTTTGTCATGGGTGAGCAGGCATTTTGGGCTAGTTGTGGCTAAGCGGTATTTAGGCACTCATGAGGCGAGGAGTGAAATTCATTCAGAGATGGCGGATTATTTTAGTGGCCGATGGGCCTGTGGAAGTGCTAAACCACTTCTTACTGCCCCAATGAAAATGTACACAGACAGGCAGCCATCCAGCCAACCATTTGTCTTCACTTCTTCCTCCAAAGAGGTTGGCCGAGTGAACTTGAGGAAGGTCGTAGAATTGCCGCATCATTTGCAAGAAAGTGACAGGTGGGAAGAGTTGGAGCATGGGCTGCTAATGTCACTGGGGTTTCACCAGGTTATGGTTCGAGCTGGACTCCTCGGGGATCTAGTAGCCATGttgaagagggagaggagatcATCCACATTCACCTTTTCAAGAGAAAGAGCACTCCTAGCGAGCATACTGACGTCTTCGGCTTGCGTCTTGCAGAGCTCACCCCTGGAGCTGCTCACAGTGATGGAGACGAGCCTCCTCCCTTGTCTGGAGGTGTTTCCTGCACTCAAAGGGTATGTCAGAGAgatcagagaggagaggaggaacagAGGTAGTGGTTTAGGTGTGGCACTTTCTCCTGCTCCCTCCACTGTCGCCTCCATTCAGTGTTTGCAGTTTGATGCTGGAGCCAGGGAGGTTTCTGTTACCGAAGTAGCTGCGACTGAGTGCGGGATTGTCACAGAGATCATTGATGATTGTTCAGCATGGATATGGAAAGGCTCTCGGGGTGATGTAGCTAAACTATCGCTAACATGTGAGCAGGAGGAAGTGAAGTTTGCAGGGGTGAAAAGTAGCGGACGTTTTATGCTGCTCTCCACTCAATGCAACAAGCTTTTCTTGTGGGATGTGATGGGCCCAGAAATGTTCCTGGAGGTTAAGGaccctttaaaaacagaatttgCTGAatcaagcaaacaaaaaaaaatcaaggggTTTGTTGCATGTCAGAAaaagttgtgtgtgtggtggaaaGGTGCGagctctgtgagtgtgtttgaggCCTCTGGTGAGACCGTGACTCATTTCCAGTGTCAGAGCTGTGTGACCTGTGTGGTTTGCTCTGTTAATGGCTCTTACATGTACTGCGGGCAGGAGGAAGGCACCATTTCTATATTTGACACAGACAGTGGCAGTTTCCTTGGCATCTGTTCAAACTCAAACCACAGTTCTGTTGTATCAATAATCCTGTGTGAAGATAAGCAGGAAATGGCATGTGTTGACAGCACGGGGGATGTAACCCTGTGGGATGTGGCAGCCAAAACACAATCGCCCAGACCAGTCAAAGAACGCTTTACTGGGGGTAAACCTAATATCGTGCTCAACACAGATTACTCAGATGAAATCAACACTTTATTGGTGTGTCAATATAACCAGGTTACAATATGGGATACATGTGACTGGGAGGTGTGGGACCAGTTCTTAGCTCCACAGGGTAGGGCCTTCATTCAAGCTGTGCTCTCCCAGGATGGCCACCTTTTTCTGGCTTTGCTAGACACCTGTCCCCTGGTTTTGGTGTGGTGGGTCAGCACAGGGGAGTGTGTTCTCTCCTTAGAGACAAACAAGCAACCTCTTACACTCCTCAAAATAGCCTCAGATGTCACATGTGTCACCCATGACGGCTGCCTCTTAGTGTGGGACTCTGAGATGATATACACTGCGGGTGCAGCTCCAAAAATGCAGCGTGGAGTGAAAGAAGTGGTGGTGGAACAAACAGGGGAGTGGTTCTACACCACTGATGGGTCAGAGACAGTGTGGGGATGGAGCTTAGAGACAGGCTTTCCACATGCTAACTTCCAGCATGATGGTCCTGTGGAAAAGCTGCGGGTTTCTCCGGATACCATTCACCTTGTGACGCTCTCAGCGGGAGAAATTTACGTTTGGGTGACAGAAACAGGGCAGAATATCCTGCGGATCAGTGGCAGCAGAGCTACAGACATCCTGATAACGCCTAATAGTAACTTTGGGGTGAGCATCTCTGACAGAGGGCTGTCTCGGGTTTGGAAACTGGCAAATGGGGGCATTGTGTGCAACATTCACGTGCACCTATCTGACGCACAGGTGTCGCCTGAGAGCACTTTCCTTATTGGGTGTCGCCGTGGAGACCTGCTGGCTGCCAGTCTGTGGTCGGGCACAATCAGCAAGCGTTTCTCCTGTGTGGAAAGCTCAGAGCACGTTGTTGCTTTTCACACGCTTTCAGAGCACCCAGACTTTGTGGTGGTTATGGTGGCCTCAGGGGGATTATACACCTGGAAAGTATCAGAGGAGACAATGTGCAGGCACTTTGAGCTGCCTGAAACATTTCAATGTCAGCCACAGGTCTTCCAGATGTCCTCTGATGGGAACTACGCACTGCTGTCCACTGATAATGGAGCCATCACCCTGCTGGACCTGTCTCAGGTCAGACTGTGCTCTTTTAAAGTAGAGGGTCCTATAATAAAAGCCTGCCTGGATAAAAGTGGATGCTTTGCTGCCTATATATCCCATCCTACCAGCCTGGAGAAAAGCTGTGTCTGTCACCTGCATGCGAGGCCTGTCCTCACAGTGGTACGACTCTCAGACGGGGAAAGAATAGGGACCGTGTTTCTGTCTAAGAATCCCTCGACTCTGGTTATGTGTGagcaacagtgtgtgtttgtgggttttGAGGACGGGTCTGTGGGTGTGTATTCTATCTTAGATGTAATGATCAGTGGGGAGGGGTTGGTCGGGTGCAGGGATGATTTGAATGGTCAGGTGAGAGAATGCAACTTTGACAAGGAACCAGTCAGATGGTTACCTCTAGCCATCCCAAATATGATGTGGCCTTAg